The following is a genomic window from Spirosoma foliorum.
CCAGCGACCGACGTGCGGTCGATGTGGTCATCACAGATAAGGGACTGGCATTACTCAACCAATTAGATGTTTATCAGACAGAGTGGTCGGATAAACAACGAAGCAAATTGACCGAAGAGGAGGCTATTTACCTGAGTCAATTGCTAGACCGGATTCGGTCTTAATTCTATACTGTCATTACGTTTAACTAAATTTAATTAACTGTTTACAATCCAAATGAAAAAAGCAACCTTACTTGCTGCCCTGTTATTCTCATCTGTAGGAGCTTTCGCTCAAACCTGGACGCTGGACAAAGCGCACTCGAACCTGAATTTCACCGTAACACACATGATGTTGTCGGAAGTTGATGGCAAGTTCACGAATTTCGACGTGAAAATGACTTCGGCAAAAGATGACTTCACTGATGCTCAAATCGACTTTACTGCTGATGTAAACAGCATCAATACTAACCAGGAAAAGCGTGATGGCCACCTGAAAAGCGCTGACTTTTTCGATGCTGCCAAATATCCAACGCTGGCTTTCAAAAGCAAATCAGTTACGAAAGTATCGGGTAACAAATACAAAGTGACTGGTGATCTGACCATGCACGGTGTAACGAAACCTGTAACGCTTGATGCTGTACTTAAAGGACCTGTTACGAACCCACAAAACAAGAAAACCTTAGCTGGTTTCATTGTAACTGGCGAAGTAAAACGGGGTGATTTTACCCTGGGTTCTGCTCCGGCTGCCGTAGTTAGCGATGAAATCGCTATCCGGGCTTCTGGTGAATTGGTGAAAAACTAACCTATGATTGCTTATAATGATCCCCGGCGCCTTCTGGTGTCGGGGATTTTTTGTGCATAAAAGCTCGCGATAAACGTCTTTAAAACCTTCTAGGCCTCTGGTATTAGACAAACGCCGGGAAGTCATCCATAAATTGCACTTCTGCAGTGTCGTGGTTTACACACCAGCAATAATGCACCAGTCCATTAGAAATAACTACGTAAGGGGCACGATGAACATGATTGTAGCGGGCAGTTTGGTCAA
Proteins encoded in this region:
- a CDS encoding YceI family protein, with the translated sequence MKKATLLAALLFSSVGAFAQTWTLDKAHSNLNFTVTHMMLSEVDGKFTNFDVKMTSAKDDFTDAQIDFTADVNSINTNQEKRDGHLKSADFFDAAKYPTLAFKSKSVTKVSGNKYKVTGDLTMHGVTKPVTLDAVLKGPVTNPQNKKTLAGFIVTGEVKRGDFTLGSAPAAVVSDEIAIRASGELVKN